The following are encoded in a window of Corythoichthys intestinalis isolate RoL2023-P3 chromosome 8, ASM3026506v1, whole genome shotgun sequence genomic DNA:
- the LOC130919833 gene encoding aminoacyl tRNA synthase complex-interacting multifunctional protein 1-like isoform X1, which produces MGRSGELSEFQRGTVVGCHMCNKSLRQIANLLNLPRSTVNNVIVQWKRERRTCPLPRCGRPHKLKEEDRQVLERLAQERTFPSMAALTAEFRRASGVNVSKATVTRELREMGLTLRSSNEGRVKERKRVPKTTEVCAEAKVEMDEQHQTDMSHLDLRVGCIIRTMQLPGTDSLYVQHVDVGEAHPRTVVSERVPVNLLQNCMAVLLCNLKPAQIRGVASQAAVVCVSSANGLEILAPPNGAVPGDKVTVDGFTGDPDKELEPAKVCEHIGFDLRTDDQCVATYKDVPLEVVGKGVCRAPTLRDCQVVLTEGRWQEEAEAFF; this is translated from the exons ATGGGTCGTAGCGGGGAGCTGAGTGAATTCCAGCGGGGCACCGTGGTGGGATGCCACATGTGCAATAAGTCACTGCGGCAAATCGCCAACTTGCTCAACCTGCCCCGCTCCACCGTCAACAACGTCATCGTGCAATGGAAGCGAGAACGCAGGACGTGTCCACTGCCCCGTTGCGGACGGCCGCACAAGCTCAAGGAGGAGGACCGTCAGGTACTGGAGCGCTTGGCGCAGGAACGGACCTTCCCGTCGATGGCGGCGCTCACCGCCGAATTCCGGCGGGCGTCCGGGGTCAACGTCAGTAAGGCCACCGTTACTCGGGAGCTGCGGGAAATGGGCCTCACATTACGCTCGTCCAACGAAGGCAGGGTCAAAG AAAGGAAGCGAGTCCCGAAAACGACAGAAGTTTGCGCTGAAGCAAAAGTGGAAATGGACGAACAACACCAAACAGACATGTCCCATCTGGACCTGCGGGTGGGCTGCATCATCAGGACCATGCAGCTCCCCGGAACGGACAGCTTATACGTGCAGCACGTGGATGTCGGCGAAGCTCATCCTAGGACTGTGGTCAGCGAGCGCGTGCCCGTTAATCTG TTACAGAACTGCATGGCTGTTCTGCTGTGCAACCTAAAACCCGCACAGATCCGAGGCGTGGCGTCCCAGGCGGCGGTCGTGTGCGTGAGTTCGGCAAACGGCTTGGAAATCCTGGCGCCTCCAAATGGAGCGGTACCCGGTGATAAAGTCACGGTAGACGGATTTACAG GCGACCCTGACAAGGAGCTGGAACCCGCCAAGGTGTGCGAGCACATCGGATTCGACCTCCGGACCGACGACCAGTGCGTGGCCACCTATAAGGATGTACCGCTGGAGGTCGTAGGCAAGGGCGTGTGTCGGGCGCCGACGCTGCGTGATTGCCAGGTGGTTCTGACGGAGGGGCGTTGGCAGGAAGAAGCTGAGGCGTTTTTTTGA